Within the Terriglobales bacterium genome, the region AGCCGACTCCAGGATCGGCATCAACCAGATGGGACGATCGATGTGATGCCAGGACTTGATCTCATCGATCTTGCCTGCTACTTCCCTCACCTGATCGGCGTACTCGACCTTGGGAATGAGCACCAGATCGGGGCTCTCAGGAATTACTTCCAACAGATCATCCAGGCCGAGCGGCAGCTGGTTGATTCGGACCATGCGCTCGCAGGCGCCGAAATCGACAGCGCGCAGCGCATTGCGGACGAGGATGCGGGCGGCATCTTTCTCGGCTGGATGCACCGAGTCTTCGAGGTCAAGGATGATGGCGTCGGGACCGTGCAAAGCCGCGTTGATGTAGTACCTGGGCTCGGAGCCGGGCAGGTACAGACGCGAGCGGCGCAGGCGGTCACGAGCGGAGGGCGCGGGAAGTGCGATGGCAGACGGAAGCGCACGTCTTCCCTGCCCGAGTCCGGCGCGTCGCACCGCCGCTTCGATGCGCGCGGAGATGACGTAGGGCAGCGCGCCCTCGTCTTCGATGATCAGGGCGGCGTGAGAAATCCCGAGTTGTTCCAACACCTCTTGCGCCTGGCGGCGGATGGAGTCGCCGTAGTAGGCGGCGACGCGGGATCGCAGATCGATCTCGAGCCCGCCGCTGGCGCGCGCTTCGAACTGGACGCGCAGATCGGAGCGGACGTCTTTGCCTGAGCGTCCGGCTTCCGTAATGGGTGATGGAGCAACTTGTTGTGTGCTCATGCTCGTCTCTATCTCGCAGCGGCGACGGTTTCGGGCAGTTTCACGGTTTCAAGCGCACGCAGGACGGCGTCGGTCATCTCGGTGGTGCTGGATGCGCCCCGGCTGATGGCTTTCGGGCCGCCGGAGATGCGCATCATATCGTAGGTTCGCACTTTGCCCTGCTTGACGACCTCGGCGATAGCAGCGCGCACCAAGTGAGCCTTTTCGATCTCGCCCACATGCTCGAGCATCATGGCGGCGGAGAGAATCATGGCGATGGGATTAACGATGGGCGGGTCCAGCTCCGCGTACTTCGGAGCTGAGCCGTGGGTGGGCTCAAAGACCGCGACTTCGCGGCCGATGTTACCCGAGGCGGCGAATCCCAATCCGCCGATCAATCCGGCAAAAGCGTCGGAAATGACATCGCCGAAGAGATTGCTGGCGACGACTACCCCGTAGTCTTCCGGATTCTTGGTGAGCCACATGGTTTGGGCGTCGATATTGGTGGACCACAGCGGAATTGAGGGGTAATCCCGGGCTACCTGCTTTGCGACTTCTTCCATCATGCCGCTGGTTTCGCGCAGCACATTGGGCTTCTCGCAGATGGTCACGCTCTTGTAGCCGAATTTCCTGGCGTAATCAAAAGCGGCGCGGCAGATGCGCTCCGCGGCAGGGCGCGTGATAATGCGCACCGAGATCGCGAGGTCCTCGTCTTTTACGTCGTGGAAAGGCTGAAATTTGGGATGGCTCTCGAGAGCCGCCCGTACCTGCGCGGGCGGATTGGTCCATTCCACGCCGGCGTAGAGGCCCTCGGTGTTCTGGCGGAAGACAACCACGTTGACGTGTGGTTCCTCGTAGCCACCGCCGGGCTTCTTGCGGATGAAGTTCAGAGGATTGCCGGGAAATCCGATGCAGGGGCGAATGCAGATATCGAGACCGAAGCGCTGGCGCATGGTCACGATGGGGCTGTAGTAGGTGAGGCCTTTGCCGCGCAGCTGAGGCTTGAGCTCGGCGTCGGCTTCGCGCTTGGGCTTGGAGGTGATGGCGCCGAACAAACCTAGCTTGTGTTTCCCCAGCAGATCAATGGTGCGCTGGGGCAGGGCGTTGCCTTCGTTGATCCAGCAATCCCAGCCGATGTCGGCGTGAACGTAGTCGGCGTCGAAACCGATGGCGTGCAGCACACGAACCGCTTCGGGTAGAACCTGGTTGCCGATGCCATCGCCCGGCATGGTAACGACGGTGTATTTAGGCATGATGAGACTCCTGGAGATTTTCAATCCGCTTAGCAATCAACTGCTCGATTCCGCCCGCTGCTACCAGCGACTGCGGCACACTGCCCAGCGCGGGGAAATGGAATTTCGCGCCGCGATACAGGATCGTGCCGGTGGTGAAGTCTACTTCAATCTGATCGCCAGAGATGATCGTGCGCTCCTTGCGGGCGATGGCGGCAGCGAAATCCGACTTCAATTTTCTTACCAGCTCCGGCACCTCGATACAGAGGAAGCCGTTGTTGAAGGCGTTGCGGAGGTAGGTCTGCGAGAAGGAGCCGGCGATCACCAGAGGAATGCCTTTAGCTTTGAGGGCGGTGACAGCCTGCTCACGGCTCGATCCGGTGCCGAAGTTGAAGCC harbors:
- a CDS encoding aldolase/citrate lyase family protein — encoded protein: MSTQQVAPSPITEAGRSGKDVRSDLRVQFEARASGGLEIDLRSRVAAYYGDSIRRQAQEVLEQLGISHAALIIEDEGALPYVISARIEAAVRRAGLGQGRRALPSAIALPAPSARDRLRRSRLYLPGSEPRYYINAALHGPDAIILDLEDSVHPAEKDAARILVRNALRAVDFGACERMVRINQLPLGLDDLLEVIPESPDLVLIPKVEYADQVREVAGKIDEIKSWHHIDRPIWLMPILESAIGIEKAFDIASAHASVVALTIGLEDYTADLGVAKTTDGSESLYARTRLVNAAKAAGLQAIDSVFSDVADMEGLRRWGERSRALGFEGMGCIHPLQIPVIHEAFAPSPVEIEKALRIVTAFEEARSKGLGVVSLGSKMIDPPVVQRALKLVSRARQMGLIPAAAEVR
- a CDS encoding isocitrate/isopropylmalate family dehydrogenase → MPKYTVVTMPGDGIGNQVLPEAVRVLHAIGFDADYVHADIGWDCWINEGNALPQRTIDLLGKHKLGLFGAITSKPKREADAELKPQLRGKGLTYYSPIVTMRQRFGLDICIRPCIGFPGNPLNFIRKKPGGGYEEPHVNVVVFRQNTEGLYAGVEWTNPPAQVRAALESHPKFQPFHDVKDEDLAISVRIITRPAAERICRAAFDYARKFGYKSVTICEKPNVLRETSGMMEEVAKQVARDYPSIPLWSTNIDAQTMWLTKNPEDYGVVVASNLFGDVISDAFAGLIGGLGFAASGNIGREVAVFEPTHGSAPKYAELDPPIVNPIAMILSAAMMLEHVGEIEKAHLVRAAIAEVVKQGKVRTYDMMRISGGPKAISRGASSTTEMTDAVLRALETVKLPETVAAAR